A window of the Salvelinus fontinalis isolate EN_2023a chromosome 14, ASM2944872v1, whole genome shotgun sequence genome harbors these coding sequences:
- the rgl1 gene encoding ral guanine nucleotide dissociation stimulator-like 1 isoform X3 has protein sequence MEGFCTRTQSSVQDWGEEVEEGAIYNVTLKRVQIQQAANKGARWLGAEGDRLPPGHTVSQLETCKIRSIRAGTLERLVETLLTAFGDNDLTYTSIFLSTYRAFASTHTVLQLLLDKYGIPEDSEGQMERCRPSETKGAVRTALASILRVWLDQCPEDFQEPPSYPCLHRVMAYLQRALPGSEPIRRAQSLLGQLQAEASLDPDSEGFSGGFHGNSSFCLGEDEEVEIEVQEDFLSFDADLVAEQLTYMDALLFKKVVPHHCLGSIWSQRDKKQNKHSASTIRATITQFNAVAACVVSTILHRRQIRPHLRARVIQRWIDVAQECRMRKNFSSLHAIVSALQSNPLYRLKRAWSCVHKDGISTFEELSDIFSDHNNYLTSRELLMREGTSKFANLEGCAKEHQKRIHKRLQLQKEMGAMQGTIPYLGTFLTDLTMLDTALPDLVEGGLINFEKRRREFEVIAQIKLLQSACNSYCLSADAAFLHWFKSQPQHSEEESYAMSCDIEGVGDSSPTSPKPRKSMVKRLSLLFLGADSSAASSPLRETPRSPPTGSSGESMDSVSVSSSDSSPSESDGMAMTPIHTSDTQQNKLSESSSCTSLHSMDTTSSSASVPVTPASPSLPGPPCMHRRSVSLTPMSPSSPLPPAYNTQAQDACIIRVSLEQGNGNLYKSILLTSQDKTPAVISRAVAKHNLESEPGEGYELVQVISEERELVIPDNANVFYAMNTSANFDFLLRVRGTAGRPVQLRSRCASTLPRAQQRSSLSLRLSKVTL, from the exons GCGGAGGGGGACCGGCTGCCCCCTGGCCACACAGTGAGCCAGCTGGAAACCTGTAAGATCCGGAGTATCCGGGCGGGAACGCTGGAACGGCTGGTGGAGACCCTGCTGACGGCGTTCGGGGACAATGACCTCACTTACACCAGCATCTTCCTGTCCACGTACCGCGCCTTCGCCAGCACACACACCGTGCTGCAGCTGCTGTTGGACAA ATATGGAATTCCAGAGGATAGTGAAGGACAGATGGAGCGATGTAGACCCTCTGAAACCAAAGGAGCCGTTCGAAC TGCCCTGGCCTCCATCCTTCGAGTCTGGCTGGACCAGTGTCCAGAGGACTTCCAGGAGCCTCCATCTTACCCCTGCCTCCACAGAGTCATGGCCTATCTACAGAGGGCCCTGCCTGGATCAGAGCCCATTCGTAGAGCCCAGAGTCTACTGGGGCAGCTACAAGCCGAGGCCAGTCTGGATCCAGACTCCGAGG GTTTCTCCGGCGGTTTCCATGGAAACAGCTCCTTCTGCCTGGGTGAGGATGAGGAAGTGGAGATCGAGGTCCAGGAAGATTTCCTGTCATTTGATGCAGATTTGGTGGCCGAGCAGCTAACCTATATGGATGCG TTGTTGTTCAAGAAGGTGGTTCCTCACCACTGCCTGGGTTCCATCTGGTCCCAGAGGGATAAGAAGCAAAACAAGCACAGTGCTTCCACCATCCGTGCCACAATCACCCAGTTCAATGCTGTGGCAGCATGTGTGGTCAGCACCATACTGCACCGACGCCAGATCCGCCCGCACCTCAGGGCACGGGTCATCCAGCGCTGGATAGACGTCGCTCAGGAGTGTCGCATGCGTAAGAACTTCTCCTCGTTGCACGCCATCGTATCTGCACTGCAGTCCAACCCACTCTACAGACTGAAGAGGGCCTGGTCCTGCGTGCACAA AGACGGCATCTCTACGTTCGAGGAACTATCAGACATCTTCTCAGATCACAACAACTACCTGACCAGCCGAGAGCTGCTGATGAGG GAGGGCACCTCTAAGTTTGCCAATCTGGAAGGCTGTGCTAAGGAGCACCAGAAACGCATTCACAAACGACTCCAGCTGCAGAAGGAAATG ggtgcCATGCAGGGGACGATACCTTACCTGGGCACCTTCCTGACAGACCTGACCATGCTAGATACTGCTCTACCAGACCTAGTAGAG GGTGGGCTCATCAACTTTGAGAAGAGGCGGAGG GAGTTTGAGGTGATTGCTCAGATCAAGCTGCTGCAGTCTGCGTGTAACAGCTACTGTCTGAGTGCTGACGCTGCCTTCCTGCACTGGTTCAAGAGCCAGCCCCAGCACAGCGAGGAGGAGAG CTATGCTATGTCTTGTGACATTGAAGGAGTGGGAGACAGCAGTCCTACTTCACCCAAACCTCGCAAGAGTATGGTCAAGAGACTTAGCCT ACTGTTTCTGGGTGCAGACTCCTCGGCAGCGAGTTCCCCGTTGAGGGAAACACCTCGGTCGCCCCCTACTGGCAGCTCTGGGGAGAGCATGGATTCAGTAAGCGTGTCTTCTAGTGACTCCAGCCCTTCAGAAAGCGATGGCATGGCCATGACACCTATACACACCTCCGACACTCAGCAGAACAAG TTGTCCGAGTCTTCTTCCTGTACTTCTCTCCACTCCATGGACACTACCTCATCATCAGCCAGTGTTCCAGTGACCccggcctctccctctctccccgggCCACCCTGCATGCACCGTCGCTCTGTCTCCCTGACACCcatgtccccctcctcccccctgccCCCTGCCTACAACACCCAGGCCCAGGACGCCTGCATCATCAGAGTCAGTCTGGAGCAGGGCAATGGCAACCTCTACAAGAGCATCCTG TTGACGAGTCAGGATAAGACTCCAGCAGTGATCTCTAGAGCTGTGGCCAAACACAACCTGGAGAGTGAGCCTGGGGAGGGATACGAGCTGGTGCAGGTCATCTCTGAGGAGAGAG AGCTGGTGATTCCAGACAACGCTAACGTCTTTTACGCCATGAACACCTCAGCCAATTTTGACTTCCTGCTGCGCGTGCGAGGCACCGCGGGGAGGCCGGTCCAGCTGAGAAGTCGCTGCGCCTCCACACTCCCCCGCGCCCAGCAacgctccagcctgtctctgcgCCTCAGCAAGGTCACACTGTGA
- the rgl1 gene encoding ral guanine nucleotide dissociation stimulator-like 1 isoform X2 has product MREALTMRFAWKAKMSSVQDWGEEVEEGAIYNVTLKRVQIQQAANKGARWLGAEGDRLPPGHTVSQLETCKIRSIRAGTLERLVETLLTAFGDNDLTYTSIFLSTYRAFASTHTVLQLLLDKYGIPEDSEGQMERCRPSETKGAVRTALASILRVWLDQCPEDFQEPPSYPCLHRVMAYLQRALPGSEPIRRAQSLLGQLQAEASLDPDSEGFSGGFHGNSSFCLGEDEEVEIEVQEDFLSFDADLVAEQLTYMDALLFKKVVPHHCLGSIWSQRDKKQNKHSASTIRATITQFNAVAACVVSTILHRRQIRPHLRARVIQRWIDVAQECRMRKNFSSLHAIVSALQSNPLYRLKRAWSCVHKDGISTFEELSDIFSDHNNYLTSRELLMREGTSKFANLEGCAKEHQKRIHKRLQLQKEMGAMQGTIPYLGTFLTDLTMLDTALPDLVEGGLINFEKRRREFEVIAQIKLLQSACNSYCLSADAAFLHWFKSQPQHSEEESYAMSCDIEGVGDSSPTSPKPRKSMVKRLSLLFLGADSSAASSPLRETPRSPPTGSSGESMDSVSVSSSDSSPSESDGMAMTPIHTSDTQQNKLSESSSCTSLHSMDTTSSSASVPVTPASPSLPGPPCMHRRSVSLTPMSPSSPLPPAYNTQAQDACIIRVSLEQGNGNLYKSILLTSQDKTPAVISRAVAKHNLESEPGEGYELVQVISEERELVIPDNANVFYAMNTSANFDFLLRVRGTAGRPVQLRSRCASTLPRAQQRSSLSLRLSKVTL; this is encoded by the exons GCGGAGGGGGACCGGCTGCCCCCTGGCCACACAGTGAGCCAGCTGGAAACCTGTAAGATCCGGAGTATCCGGGCGGGAACGCTGGAACGGCTGGTGGAGACCCTGCTGACGGCGTTCGGGGACAATGACCTCACTTACACCAGCATCTTCCTGTCCACGTACCGCGCCTTCGCCAGCACACACACCGTGCTGCAGCTGCTGTTGGACAA ATATGGAATTCCAGAGGATAGTGAAGGACAGATGGAGCGATGTAGACCCTCTGAAACCAAAGGAGCCGTTCGAAC TGCCCTGGCCTCCATCCTTCGAGTCTGGCTGGACCAGTGTCCAGAGGACTTCCAGGAGCCTCCATCTTACCCCTGCCTCCACAGAGTCATGGCCTATCTACAGAGGGCCCTGCCTGGATCAGAGCCCATTCGTAGAGCCCAGAGTCTACTGGGGCAGCTACAAGCCGAGGCCAGTCTGGATCCAGACTCCGAGG GTTTCTCCGGCGGTTTCCATGGAAACAGCTCCTTCTGCCTGGGTGAGGATGAGGAAGTGGAGATCGAGGTCCAGGAAGATTTCCTGTCATTTGATGCAGATTTGGTGGCCGAGCAGCTAACCTATATGGATGCG TTGTTGTTCAAGAAGGTGGTTCCTCACCACTGCCTGGGTTCCATCTGGTCCCAGAGGGATAAGAAGCAAAACAAGCACAGTGCTTCCACCATCCGTGCCACAATCACCCAGTTCAATGCTGTGGCAGCATGTGTGGTCAGCACCATACTGCACCGACGCCAGATCCGCCCGCACCTCAGGGCACGGGTCATCCAGCGCTGGATAGACGTCGCTCAGGAGTGTCGCATGCGTAAGAACTTCTCCTCGTTGCACGCCATCGTATCTGCACTGCAGTCCAACCCACTCTACAGACTGAAGAGGGCCTGGTCCTGCGTGCACAA AGACGGCATCTCTACGTTCGAGGAACTATCAGACATCTTCTCAGATCACAACAACTACCTGACCAGCCGAGAGCTGCTGATGAGG GAGGGCACCTCTAAGTTTGCCAATCTGGAAGGCTGTGCTAAGGAGCACCAGAAACGCATTCACAAACGACTCCAGCTGCAGAAGGAAATG ggtgcCATGCAGGGGACGATACCTTACCTGGGCACCTTCCTGACAGACCTGACCATGCTAGATACTGCTCTACCAGACCTAGTAGAG GGTGGGCTCATCAACTTTGAGAAGAGGCGGAGG GAGTTTGAGGTGATTGCTCAGATCAAGCTGCTGCAGTCTGCGTGTAACAGCTACTGTCTGAGTGCTGACGCTGCCTTCCTGCACTGGTTCAAGAGCCAGCCCCAGCACAGCGAGGAGGAGAG CTATGCTATGTCTTGTGACATTGAAGGAGTGGGAGACAGCAGTCCTACTTCACCCAAACCTCGCAAGAGTATGGTCAAGAGACTTAGCCT ACTGTTTCTGGGTGCAGACTCCTCGGCAGCGAGTTCCCCGTTGAGGGAAACACCTCGGTCGCCCCCTACTGGCAGCTCTGGGGAGAGCATGGATTCAGTAAGCGTGTCTTCTAGTGACTCCAGCCCTTCAGAAAGCGATGGCATGGCCATGACACCTATACACACCTCCGACACTCAGCAGAACAAG TTGTCCGAGTCTTCTTCCTGTACTTCTCTCCACTCCATGGACACTACCTCATCATCAGCCAGTGTTCCAGTGACCccggcctctccctctctccccgggCCACCCTGCATGCACCGTCGCTCTGTCTCCCTGACACCcatgtccccctcctcccccctgccCCCTGCCTACAACACCCAGGCCCAGGACGCCTGCATCATCAGAGTCAGTCTGGAGCAGGGCAATGGCAACCTCTACAAGAGCATCCTG TTGACGAGTCAGGATAAGACTCCAGCAGTGATCTCTAGAGCTGTGGCCAAACACAACCTGGAGAGTGAGCCTGGGGAGGGATACGAGCTGGTGCAGGTCATCTCTGAGGAGAGAG AGCTGGTGATTCCAGACAACGCTAACGTCTTTTACGCCATGAACACCTCAGCCAATTTTGACTTCCTGCTGCGCGTGCGAGGCACCGCGGGGAGGCCGGTCCAGCTGAGAAGTCGCTGCGCCTCCACACTCCCCCGCGCCCAGCAacgctccagcctgtctctgcgCCTCAGCAAGGTCACACTGTGA